Proteins encoded within one genomic window of Lagenorhynchus albirostris chromosome 9, mLagAlb1.1, whole genome shotgun sequence:
- the SLC43A1 gene encoding large neutral amino acids transporter small subunit 3, translated as MAPTLEEAYRRRWWMACTAVLENLFFSAVLLGWSSLLIMLKNEGFYSSMCSAVNTTNTSQDEQHQWLSCNQQEEMLNLGFTIGSFVLSATTLPLGILMDRFGPRPMRLIGSACFAASCTLMALASWDTKVLSPLIFLALSLNGFGGICLTFSSLTLPNMFGNLRSTFMALMIGSYASSAITYPGIKLIYDAGVSFMTIMFTWSSLACLIFLNCAFNWPSEAFPSPEEVNYKEKIKLRGLALDHKVTGDRFYTYVTTVGQRLSQKAPSLEEGADIFISSQDVRDISEKSAEKSVPLRKSLCSPIFLWSLLTMGMTQLRIIFYMAAMNKMLEYIVTGGQEHETDDLKQRVTETVEFYSSVFGAMQLSCLLTCPLIGYIMDWRIKDCVDTPTARDGVATKSVRPRYRKIQKLTNAINAFTLTNLLLVGFGITCLIDSLHLQFLTFVLHTMVRGFYHSACGGLYAAVYPSNHFGTLTGLQSLISAVFALLQQPLFMAMVGPLKGEPFWVNLGLLLFSLLGFLLPCYLFYYRTRLQREYITHWEGPLKVLGSPEVTA; from the exons ATGGCCCCCACGCTGGAGGAGGCGTACCGGAGGCGCTGGTGGATGGCGTGCACGGCCGTGCTGGAGAACCTCTTCTTTTCCGCGGTGCTCCTGGGCTGGAGCTCCCTGCTGATCATGCTCAAGAACGAGGGCTTCTATTCCAGCATGTGTTCAG CTGTGAACACCACCAACACCAGCCAGGATGAGCAGCATCAGTGGCTGAGCTGTAACCAGCAGGAAGAGATGCTCAACCTGGGCTTCACCATCGGCTCCTTCGTGCTCAGCGCCACCACCCTGCCGCTGGGGATCCTCATGGACCGCTTCGGGCCCCGGCCCATGCGGCTGATTGGCAG CGCCTGCTTCGCTGCATCCTGCACCCTCATGGCCCTGGCCTCTTGGGACACCAAAG TTCTGTCTCCGTTGATATTCCTGGCCCTGTCCCTGAATGGTTTTGGTGGCATCTGCCTAACATTCTCTTCACTCACA CTGCCCAACATGTTTGGGAACCTGCGCTCCACTTTCATGGCCCTCATGATCGGCTCCTATGCCTCTTCTGCCATCACGTACCCGGGAATCAAG CTGATCTATGATGCCGGCGTGTCCTTCATGACCATCATGTTTACCTGGTCAAGCCTGGCCTGCCTCATCTTTCTGAACTGTGCCTTCAACTGGCCGAGTGAAGCCTTTCCCTCGCCGGAGGAAGTCAACTACAA GGAGAAGATCAAGCTCAGAGGGCTGGCCCTGGATCACAAGGTGACAGGTGACCGCTTCTACACCTATGTGACCACTGTGGGCCAGCGGCTGAGCCAGAAGGCCCccagcctggaggagggggcagacATCTTCATCTCGTCCCAGGACGTTCGTGACATCTCAGAAAAGTCTGCTGAGA AGTCTGTGCCCTTGCGCAAGAGCCTCTGCTCCCCCATCTTCCTGTGGAGCCTCCTCACCATGGGCATGACCCAGCTGCGGATCATTTTCTACATGGCCGCGATGAACAAGATGCTGGAGTACATCGTGACTGGCGGCCAGGAGCATG AGACGGACGACCTGAAACAAAGGGTGACGGAGACAG TTGAGTTCTACTCGTCCGTCTTTGGGGCCATGCAGCTGTCGTGCCTTCTCACCTGCCCTCTCATTGGCTACATCATGGACTGGCGGATCAAGGACTGCGTGGACACCCCCACTGCTAG GGACGGCGTGGCCACCAAGTCCGTCAGACCACGCTACCGCAAGATCCAAAAGCTCACCAATGCCATCAACGCCTTCACTCTGACCAACCTTCTGCTCGTGGGTTTCGGCATCACGTGCCTCATCGACAGCTTACACCTCCAG TTTTTGACCTTTGTCCTGCACACCATGGTCCGAGGCTTCTACCACTCGGCCTGTGGAGGCCTCTACGCGGCAGT GTACCCGTCCAACCACTTCGGGACACTGACGGGCCTGCAGTCCCTCATCAGTGCTGTGTTTGCCCTGCTCCAGCAGCCGCTTTTCATGGCCATGGTGGGACCCTTGAAAGGAGAGCCCTTCTGG GTGAATCTGGGCCTCCTGCTGTTCTCACTGCTGGGATTCCTGCTACCTTGCTACCTCTTCTACTATCGCACCCGGCTCCAGAGGGAGTACATCACCCACTGGGAGGGCCCCCTGAAGGTGCTTGGCAGCCCTGAGGTGACTGCCTAG
- the RTN4RL2 gene encoding reticulon-4 receptor-like 2, with amino-acid sequence MLPGLRSLLQGPAPACLLLMLLALPPAAPSCPMLCTCYSSPPTVSCQANNFSSVPLSLPPSTQRLFLQNNLIRTLRPGTFGPNLLTLWLFSNNLSAIYPGTFRHLQALEELDLGDNRHLRSLEPDTFQGLERLQSLHLYRCQLSSLPGNIFRGLVSLQYLYLQENSLLHLQDDLFADLANLSHLFLHGNRLRLLTEHVFRGLGSLDRLLLHGNRLQGVHRAAFRGLSRLTILYLFNNSLASLPGEALADLPALEFLRLNANPWACDCRARPLWAWFQRARVSSSDVTCATPPERQGRDLRSLREADFQACPPAVPTRPGSRARGNSSSNHLYGVAEAGAPPADPSTLYRDLPAEDPRGRQGGDAPTEDDYWESYGGEDQRGEQTCPGAACQATPDSRGPALSAGLPTPLLCVLLLVPHHL; translated from the exons GTCCCGCCCCGGCCTGCCTCCTGCTGAtgctcctggccctgcccccagctgcccccagcTGCCCCATGCTCTGTACCTGCTACTCGTCCCCGCCCACCGTGAGCTGCCAGGCCAACAACTTCTCGTCGGTGCCGCTGTCCCTGCCGCCCAGCACGCAGCGCCTATTCCTGCAGAACAACCTCATCCGCACGCTGCGGCCCGGCACCTTCGGGCCTAACCTGCTCACTCTGTGGCTCTTCTCCAACAACCTCTCCGCCATCTATCCGGGCACCTTCCGCCACCTGCAGGCGCTCGAGGAGCTGGACCTCGGCGACAACCGGCACCTGCGCTCTCTGGAGCCCGACACCTTCCAGGGCCTGGAGCGGCTGCAGTCGCTACATCTGTACCGCTGTCAGCTCAGCAGCCTGCCGGGCAACATCTTCCGCGGCCTGGTCAGCCTGCAGTACCTCTACCTCCAGGAAAACAGCCTGCTCCACCTACAG GATGACCTGTTCGCGGACCTGGCCAACCTGAGCCACCTCTTCCTCCACGGGAACCGCCTGCGGCTGCTCACGGAGCACGTGTTCCGCGGCCTGGGCAGTCTGGACCGGCTGCTGCTGCACGGGAACCGGCTGCAGGGCGTGCACCGCGCGGCCTTCCGCGGCCTCAGCCGCCTCACCATCCTCTACCTGTTCAACAACAGCCTGGCCTCGCTGCCGGGCGAGGCGCTCGCTGACCTGCCGGCGCTGGAGTTCCTGCGGCTCAACGCCAACCCCTGGGCGTGCGACTGCCGCGCGCGGCCGCTCTGGGCCTGGTTCCAGCGCGCGCGCGTGTCCAGCTCCGACGTGACGTGCGCCACGCCCCCGGAGCGCCAGGGCCGCGACCTGCGCTCCCTCCGCGAGGCCGACTTCCAGGCCTGCCCGCCCGCCGTGCCCACGCGGCCCGGCAGCCGCGCCCGCGGCAACAGCTCGTCCAACCACCTGTACGGGGTGGCCGAGGCCGGGGCGCCCCCCGCCGACCCCTCCACCCTCTACCGAGACCTGCCAGCCGAAGACCCGCGGGGGCGCCAGGGCGGGGACGCCCCCACCGAGGACGACTACTGGGAGAGCTACGGGGGCGAGGACCAGCGGGGCGAGCAGACGTGCCCCGGCGCTGCCTGCCAGGCGACCCCGGACTCCCGCGGCCCCGCGCTCTCGGCCGGGCTCCCCACCCCTCTGCTTTGCGTCTTGCTCCTGGTCCCCCACCACCTCTGA